In the Dolichospermum flos-aquae CCAP 1403/13F genome, TAAAAATGTTTCATAAAAGTGAATAACTGGGTCTTCTGTGCGGGTTTCCTGACCAAAGTTTTCTAAAATATTGGTCATGTCTATTGTGTTAAATAAGTCTATTAAATTCTCAATTGATTTGTGAATTTTACTAACACTATCAGTTCCTAAAACCAAATCAAATAAACCCTTTAAAAAAGGGATTCTATCAGTAATATAAATACTGGCTGTAGTGCGATTAAATGCAAATTGTCCAGGGTTTTGTGCATGACCAATTTTCGCAGTAAATAACCCATAAGCAATAGTTTGGGCATACATATCTGCAAATTTATCATTATCTATATCTAAAAGTAGTAATTTCTTAAATGTTGATTTTAATTGATTTAATTCTTCTGTAGTTGTTTCTATTTCTAAAGATGATTGAATTGCGTTTCTAATGGTTTTAGTATAAGCTGCCATTTCCTTAGCCAAATCATAATAATTATTAATATCTTTGGCTTTTTGATTTAGGAATAATTGCAGTAATTCTCTGATAGGTTGTAAATTATCAATTAGAATAATTTCACCTTGTTCTAAATCAGCTAGTTTAGCAGTTTTTTCACATTCTCCGTCGACATACCACCAAAATTCTAGATAATTAGTTAAAATCAAATTGTAACCAATATTGGATTCTAAATAACGTTTGATTTGTGCAGTTTTTTGGATTTTACCTAAATCAATATGAATATCTTTAGCTTCTATATATCCCAAAATTCGATCATTTTTTCTAATAGTTAAATCAGGGATTCCTGCTTGATTACCTTTCTCTTCAATTCTGGCATTAATACCAATCATTAAATCCTCAACTAGACGTTTTAGACTGGGGTAATGACTACGTTCTCCACCGCGTTGGCTATTTTCTTGCAAGTCTTGGATATAGTTATTGAAATCAGACATAATCCCTGGAATATTAATAAATAATTTTCCTTTGAGGATAGCACATATTTTTTAAGATTTATCAAATTGTAGTAAAAGATTACATTTAGTAATAGTCCCCGAATTCTTTAATAAAGTATCATTTTTTAGTGAGATAAATATTAAAAACCCAAAAAATCTATGCCGCAAAACTTGTAGAGACATTTAATAAAACATCTCCACATTTATGAACCTCTCAAACTCTTATTTCTCCGTGTCCTCTGTGTCCTCTGTGGTTAGTTTCTTCATTCATTTCATTCTAAAATCTTGCAACAAAAAAGGCATAATTGCACCCGTAGTCAAACTAGCCACAGTAACGGGAATACAAAGAGGAATTGAGGCTTGTGCTAATAATACTAATATAACCGTACCAATACCACTAGCAATAATAATTTGACGCAGAAAATATATAGGGTCACGGAATAGTTTACCCTTGAAAAATAACTGCATAGAAAACCAAGTTAATGCTAACATATATGCTCCTAATGATTGGCTAATAAATTCAGGACAAATAACCCTAAAATTACCGCAGGAATTACCCCTGCTGGTGCAAATAAACTACCAATTATGGCTGCAAATTGGTATCCGATATCTTTACCCGCAAGGATAATTCCACCAATTGCACCACCAATCATTGATAAAATCACAGCAATGATTAACCAAGTAAATCCTGTAGTGAGATTTAATTCTGTATTTAAACTATGCAGAAATTTGAGAAATACTGGATCATTTACTAATTCAAACATAGATATTCTCCTATTTAGGGTTTAATTTAATGAAAATGCTTGAATTTCCGCAGTTAAATCTTGGAGGGCTTTGGCTACTATTTCGGCTTGTTCTAATTGCTGATGTTCTGTAAATATTCGCCAAGCTTCTTGATAGTATTCTTCTGCCTTTAAGAGATTTTGGGGATTCCCTAATTCTGGTTTTTCGGGGTCGTCAGGTAAGTTGAAGAGAAGGTTAGCTTTGTTAGAAATTGTATTCGCATATTCTAACGGTGTATCTTGCAAATTACGCACTTTTAAAGCTTCATTGTAAGCTAAAACAGCCCGTAAATTATTTTCGATAGGATGAGAACTTACTAAATATTGTAAAGCATTTCCTAAATTATTTTGCAACATTGCATACTCTCTAGGATGGTCAATTAAGTTAATATGCTTGAGGGCAATTTCAAAAGACTGAACCGCTAAACCTTGACGCAAAGATTCCTGTGCCGACGACATGGGCATGGAAAGATAAGCGATCGCTATGTTATTATGTAAAATCGCATATTCCTGAGGGTAATTTTCCCAAGTAAACACCCGCAAAGCCTCATGATAAGCATGAATACTCTCAGTTATCTGGGCTAAATTATAGGGAACTAAAGATTGGAAAACTAACCCCAAATTCATCTGCACTGCGGCTACTTCCTCCGCCGTTGCCAATTGTTGTAAAATCGGCAAAGCTTCCTGATAATCTGCCCGTGCTTGTTGCAAAAATTGAGAACCCCCGTCAGGAATCATCTGTAATGACCCTGCCATGCCCACCTTAGCCCGTGCTTTCAGTAAAACATAGTCATCCCCACACATTTGATAAGCGCGGTCAAATAGCCCAATTGCATTATGTAAATCTTGTGCTGTTTTCGGCTTCTTTTGAAAACCTTGTGCTATTTCTATTAGCATTTGGATTTTTTCGGCTGTTGTTGCTGACTCTGAAGATATGGACGCAATAGCAGCTTTCACAAATGAATCTGTAATACTAGAAGTCATAAATTTGCCTGGGGAATGGAGTTATGATCACCCATATATTAGGGTTATTAACTAAGCCGATTTACGCAGTTTTCGAGTTGATACAAATTCCCCAATTTCTTACAGTCGTATGCACTTAAATAAAACACATCATGCCCCCCTCCTCGCTTGCGGGGAGGGGTTGGGGGTGGGGTTATTTCGTTCTAGACACAACCCCCCATCCAATATAAAACAATTGGATTATAAAAATCTAGAGTGAATTTACCAATAAAAGGAGTTGCCTTTCTATCCTCAAATTCGTGATTTATCTAGCAGTTATCAAAATTGACATAAAATTAAAACCAGAATAAAAAACCCACTCATTAAGAGGATGTTTGAAAAGTTTTGAATGTATAAATTGACCCCTCTCCAAACCTCTCCCCTGCAAGGGGAGAGGCTTTAAAACCCCCATTCCCTTGCAGGGAAGGGGGGCAGGGGGGTTAGGTTTTTGGAAATTATGGGTTTCATCTGATACTTTTCAAACAACCTCTAAGTGGGTTCTGACTATTTATCAACAATAAAACAATTTAAGCGTTTTCAATCCCGATCTTTTTTTGAGCAAATTTGCGTTTAGCCCACATACCCGCACCAAAAAGCACCGTACTACCCACCACAGGAAGAGCGTCGGTTTCCCAAGGCACAGCAGCCAGAGTGACATTCCCAACCCCGGTAATGCTAGAATCGTAAGCACCGAAATGATTGTCACTGTATCCCGTATTCACGAAATAATACTGAGTACCTGCCGTCAGGTTAACCCCATTAAAGCCAGAATTAAAAATGTTTGGATTGTCATCATTACCGATAATGACATTAGTTAGGGGACTAGCTGCACTAAAGCTATTCTGATAGAGAAAGGTGTAGTTATCGAAGGCTGTACTAGTACTAAGAAAATTGTAAGCCCCAGTAGTATCCACAAAGAAATTTTGCACTTGATAGGGGACGGCAGTAACTGTATCTGATAATTCAGCAGGGGGATTGCTTCCATTCTCATTTGGGCGATTCCACGTAGGAGCGCCTGTTGTATCTCCCGAAAAAGTAATCGCTTGGGCAGGAGCAGCCACCATGACAGATAAAGAAGCAAAGCTAGTCAGAGCAAGGGTTTTAGCGATTATGGGGGGGGTAAAAACTTTCATGTTGATTTTTTAGGTAAAAATTCAGATGGAACAGGGAACGGGCAAATGGAAAAACTCATGTTTAAAAACATGAGATTGAAATAATGTGCCGAAAAAATCCCAGTATATGCCGCTAATAGAGAACAGAGAAAACTCTAAAAGTAACATGACTATATCATACATTATTACCTCAGTAAAAAACCATCAAAATATTTTTTACTGAGAGGGTGTTTGAAAAGTTATGGTTGATGTATCAAATATTTTTTACCCCACCCTAACCCTCCCCTTGTAAAGGGGAGGGAACTGGATTTTTATTGTTTCCCCCCTTTACAAGGGGAAAGGGGGGTAGCAATGTGATGAAAATTACGGAATACCACTTTTCAAACATCCTCTGAGGTAATATGGCTAAAAATCAACCAAAATAAGGCATCAAGGTAACTTTACATATTGTTATACAGCGGTTTCCGCTCTTATGAGGTACAAAGTTGAATCATGAAACTCTTGTAGTGCGGGCATCTTGCCCGCTAGATATGTACCTCATAACACCGGGAAGTGCTGTATATGGGTAATAGACATCTCCCCTAAAGATTGTAGAGACGTTCCATGGAACGTCTCTACAGGTCACGCATATTTAATTTTTGGAGATGTCTAATTACTAGAGTTTCAACTTAGGAAAATTACTCTGCCAATAAGATAATAAAGCCTGCCAAGCAGTTTCTAATTCAACATCACTAGTATCAGCCTTAGTTAACGAAAGTTGCCCCCAGATACAGCGACGGTCACGGAAAGTTTGTTTACCGTTCAATAGATTCAACCATTGAGAGGGATTTAGGTAAGGACGATAAAAATGGGCAGCGAATTGAGATACTGTCACTGTACTTTTTCCCAAGGAATTAATGCAGGCCGTCAAATAGCGGTTTTGTTGATCAAAAAACTCTAAATGATCACCTTTGAGGTTCACTTTTTGAACGGGCTTTATCAGCTTAGGTAAATTAGGTAGATAACTAAATTGCTGATAGTATTCTTTGACATCACCTAAGCTAGAAGGGACATAGTAAAAGTTAGCAGTTAAGCCCTGACCGGCTTTTTGGTAATGATAAATTTGTCCTAACAAGATATCCTTCGTCTTATCGGTTTCGATATCTGTGTTTAGTAGAGGACGATTATTCTCCTGGGCTAGTTGCTTTGACGATAAAGATAGAGGTTCACTAGCCATGAATTGCCAACCAGGGAGAGGAATTTGTGACGGAAAACGATAGACGGCGGTTTGACTCAAGCCCGCGTTGGGATGGATACAAAAATTAAATAAAATGATGATCAAACCGATACCTGTTAGTACAATTAACCAGGATACTGGCTGAGACTTTTCTGGCTGAGACTTTTGAGGGGGGGCTTTTGTCAGTGACGATGGAATTTGACTGGGTGATAGGAAAAGAATCACTGCCCCAAAGGATAGGAACGAAAGTAAAGCAAAAATATCACCACCTTGAGAACCATGCCAATAATTAAATGCAGGTTTATCTGTCACCACTAGTGCTATAATAACCAATCGGATCACGGACAAAATAACACTAATAAGCACTGAAAGAATAAAAGGCAAATAAATATTTTTCAGATAAGAGGGAAAAAGAATGGCCAGCACGAAAGAAAATTTTAATAGCATGATTAAAAGTGGTATCGCCGTGCATTCTGATAAAATATCAATTACCCCATTATTAACAGAAACAAGAGCGCCTTGAGTAGCGGAATTAAAGCCCAAGTACCATAAAAGATAAGAAGTAAGTTTGGCGGAGATTACCGTAATCCGAATCAGCATTCCCAATAATTTGACAAAGACGAAAATCAAGGGAAATATAGCAATTACTGCTAATTCTCGCTTAAATTGTTTAATTCCCTCAAATCCTGATGCTAATAAAGCCAAACCAATAGCACTAATCAAGGGGAGACAGTACCAAAAAATAGAGATTTCTTGAACTGAAAATTTCGCATTGATGTAGGGAATAATAATTAAACAACAACCAACAAAATTAGCAGGAAACTGGCTGACGAAAGCAAGGTTATTCCGTCTCTCGTAAATGTGGAATATGACACTTGCATATAACAATAGTTGAAAGAACCAATCGTTAGCATTTTGTTCAACTCGCCAATAGAGTGTTAGGTGAGTTGAAGTTACTAACCCAAAAATAAATAGAATGAAGAAAGTATAATTCAGAAAATTAACTTCCCTAAACTTTTCTATTTTACCTGTCATTGCTAATATCGTTTTCAACATTCTAAATACAAGCCCGTCCTATTTTAAGCCAAACAATCACAAAGGTAACAGCAATAATTAGGAGAGCAATAACTGTTCTCAAGCTACTTTTCCATCTATTCTTCCACTGCCCTCGCTGGTTTAGGGCTGCTTCTTGGGAGATTGTCTTTTTTGCACTGGCTAAGTTTTTTTGAATTGTATTTTTAAGCTGAGGAGTTGGTAAATTTAAGTCATCTGGACTCATGTTGATATTTTTAGCGAACAGCTTGATTTGTTCTGCGCTAACCCCTGAAGCAAGACGCTTTTCGATTTGGGTTATTTGTTCAACACGGTTATTTCTCTGTTCGGTGATTTGATCATTGACCACTTTTAGGACTCGTTGCGTATTTAAGAAAGTCAGGGGAATTAAGGCAAAAAAGGCGATTCCCATGAGCAGAATCACCCAGCGGATAAATCTCAAAAAAACAATTTCTAGGAAGCGGATATCACCTCGATTGTCACGAAAGTAAAGAGTAAAAATAAACCCTAAGCCAATCAAAAAAACCCAACTATGCTGAGTGAGGAGACTAATGGCGTTGAGTTCCCATTCAGGGTTTTGGAGTTGAGGTGGGACAATCACATAGATAAAATCTATGAATGACATTATCACAATTCCATAGCCAATAATTGGTAATAGAACAGTCAAGTCACTAGTATTTGATAAAAGACCTCCCCAGTTAACTCGACCGAAAAATGCCCTGAAGTTCTTGACAGAAGAGAAAATAAAATAACCAATATTTTCTTTGATATCTCTAAAATTCATCGATCTTAATGTTCCTTTTGAATGCAAAGTTGATAATTACAGCAGCTATCGGCGGTAAAGCCCTTTAAGTGCAAGGCTTTGTGATTAAAAGTTGTACCTCATTTACCTGCAATTTACTGGAATTTATCCTCATGACGGCTGAGATTTGAACTTTTACAAGATTACGAAAAATCCAGATGTGTAGGGGTTTAGCATTGCTAAATTCCTACCTCTATAGAAGCAAACGATTCAGCCATCTTGAGTATAATCAGGGAAATTATATAACATAAAACAATACTGTAGCCATGCAGTAAAAATACCTTACCAGTTCTAACATAGCATCAATACCTTGTCAATAACTCTACTACATCAGCCCTCTCTTCATCCTATTTTTTGGCTACAGTATTGTTAGGGTCTACTTGTATACCTGGGTTTTATTATTCGGGGATATTCTTGTTAAAATTAAATAACATTTGTGAATCTTCCAAAGGTAATACTTCTACGGAATAAGACTTTAACCACTGCTGAAAAGAACGTCCACCTTCTTCAACATACTGATTTAATTCCGGTAAACAACGACGACGATAAAAACCACATAAAGGCTGCCAAATTTGATTATTTTTGACTAAAGCCGCCATTTTATTTTCGGGAATTGTATCTAATTTAGATATCCAATCTTGTAATATTTCTAGCCGCAAATTTGGTAAATCACAAGCTAATAATAGAACCCAATTTGTTTTTACTGCTGCTAAACCTTGTATAAAACCTACAAGTGGTCCATGAGTGCGGGGTTCATTTCCAGTTTCCCCAGGTAAAGGAACTTCTGGAATAAATTGACTTTTAGGTGTTAGCAATTCTTGATAACGTTCTGGCCAGGGAGTTACTATATAAACTTTATCAGTGCAAGCTTCAGCAATAGTACAAATTAATTGCAACATGGGGACACCGACCATGGGAATTAAAGCCTTATCTCTACCCATGCGAGTGCTTTTACCACCTGCTAAAACAATAGTAGTAACATCACGCTTTAAATCAATATTCATAATGTTTGGATTCTATTTAATAAAAATTAACTGTAGTTTCTCATAAATTGTTTACAATAATTATATAAATCTATAATTTATAACTATCATTATCATCAATTTTATGACATATTTTTTTGAATTTGAAGCAGATTTTGTTGATTCTTGGCGTTGTATTCCTATGCAAGTGCGCTATAAATTAGACACTTGCGGTATTAAGCTAAAATTAGCAGAATGGAATCAGATGAATCAAGAATCACGTCAAAATTTAGCGATATTACCTTGCGATACAGATGGTCAAATTCATGATTACAGACATTATATTCAAGAGTTGGTATTGCAACTCACTGGTAAACCAGTAGCCGAATTACCCATTGAAACTCATCCAGCATGGATGGATAATACCGCTATTCCCAGCAGTATTCACGCAAAAGCCCAGGAAATAGGTGTGATTATCACAACTGAGGCATGGGCAAGCTTAACTAGTTTACAGCGTTTTGCCTTGATTAAACTGAGTCGTCCTAGCCATGAAAATAAAAACTTCTTACCGGCTTTGCAAGAATTTAAATTGTTGCCAAAATCCTAAATTCTGATATATTGCTATAAATAATACTTTTTAAGTAGTGGGTAAAAGCAAATGATTAAACTCGACCAGTTTTTAAAGTTTTCCGGTATCACCTCTACCGGAGGTCAAGCTAAATGGATGATTGTTGATGGTGAGGTTAAAGTTAATGGTGTAGTGGAAACGCGCAGAGGACGAAAATTAGGAGATGATGATCAAGTAACAGTAGCAGGAAAAACTTTAAAAGTTGGGGAAATACTATCAGATACCGTTGATTAATTTCGATATCTATGATTTTGCCCTCACTACTTTTCTGACCATAACATCCAATTATGCTAATTCTTAATTTTTATTTCCAAAAAATTAATTGCTTTAAATAACACCTTAATTTAAAATAATAAATATTGATCAATAGGTCATTCTCTACAAGTAAATCCTCTCAAAAGGGAAATTATACCCCTACAGAACTTCTTTAATTGTGCATTGTCAACATATATAGAAACACATAGCTAATGACTAATGTACTCTGGTTACAAGGTGGTGCTTGTTCGGGTGACACCATGTCGTTTCTAAATGCCGAAGAACCAACAGCTTGTGATTTAATTGCTGATTTCGGGATGAAAATACTTTGGCATCCTTCCTTGGGTGTAGAATTAGGTGAAAACGTCAAAACCCTTTTATGGGACTGTATTTCTGGTAAAATTCCTGTAGATATTTTGGTATTTGAAGGTAGCGTAGTTAACGCCCCTAATGGTACAGGAGAATGGAACCGGTTTGCCGACCGTCCCATGAAAGATTGGTTAAACGATTTAGCCAAAGTTGCGAAATTTATTGTGGCTGTGGGAGACTGTGCAAGTTGGGGAGGAATTCCCGCTATGTCACCCAACCCCAGCGACTCCAAAGGACTGCAATTTCTCAAACGGGAAGAAGGCGGTTTTTTAGGTAAAGATTTTGTCAGTCAAGCCGGCTTACCGATAATTAATATTCCTGGTTGTCCCGCACACCCCGACTGGATAACGCAGATATTAGTAGCGATCGCCACTGGTCGAATTGATGATATAGTTCTTGATGAACTGCACCGTCCCCAAACCTTCTTCAACACCTACGCCGAAACCGGTTGTACCCGCAACATTCACTTTGCATATAAAGCCACAACCACCGAATTTGGACAACGGAAAGGTTGTCTATTTTACGACTTAGGTTGTCGTGGTCCCATGACTCATGCCTCCTGTAACCGCATTCTCTGGAATCGCGTCTCCTCCAAAACCCGCGCCGGAATGCCCTGTTTAGGCTGCACAGAACCTGAATTTCCCTTTTTCGACCTCAAACCCGGAACAGTCTTTAAAACCCAAACCGTCATGGGAGTACCCAAAGAAATACCCCCCGGAGTCAACCACAAAGATTACGCAGTCCTCACCGTTGTTGCCAAAAACACAGCCCCAAAATGGGCAGACGAAGACTTTTTTACAGTTTAGTCATTGGTCAGTAAGTAGGTTAGCATTAAAAATCGTCCTTATGGCAAGGTAAGAGGCAATAGGCAATAGTGAAGAGGGTTTGGGGGATTTTACTTTTCTTTACACAGATTGGTTCTATTGTGTTCACCCACTTAGTCATTAGTCAGTGGTTAAGAGAATTATTGCCACAATTATATTCTTTGCGCCTTTGCCCCTTTGCGTCTTTGCGCGAAACAAAAATTCTAATGACAACTAACAAAGGACAAATATGCCAATTCAAACCTTAGATATTTCACCTGTCGGTAGAGTCGAGGGTGATTTAGATGTGCGTGTCGAAATCGAAAATGGATATGTGACAAACGCTTGGACTCATGCCGAACTTTTTCGCGGGTTTGAAATAATTTTACGCGGTAAAGATCCTCAAGCGGGGTTAATTGTTACTCCTAGAATTTGTGGAATTTGTGGCGGTTCTCACCTCAGTTCTGCATCTTGGGCTTTAGATACAGCTTGGGGAACAGAAGTTCCCAGAAATGCTATTTTAGCCAGAAACTTAGGGCAAATTGTCGAAACAATCCAAAGTATTCCTCGCTACTTTTATGGCTTATTTGCCATTGATTTAACTAATAAAAATTATCGCCGGAGTCACTTTTATGATGAGGCTTGTCGGCGCTTTGCTGCCTTCACAGGTAAATCTTATGAAATCGGCATTACAATTTCTAGTAAACCGGTAGAAATCTACGCTTTATTAGGTGGACAATGGCCGCACAGCAGTTATATGGAAATAAATTGGGGAATTGCTGATATAGTCAGGATTTCTGAGGATAGGTCTGATTATTCCCTGGCTTTTCCTTAAATTAGGCAATAAAACCACCCCAGCCATATCATAAGTCTATTTATTTTTATCTACTAACAGTTATTTGGTGTTTTCAAATATTACCTAATTTTTCCCTAACTCTAGATTAGCGATGCCTTCAGCGCACTGGAAGCAATTCCTAGGTCGT is a window encoding:
- the hpsJ-A gene encoding HpsJ-like protein, cyanoexosortase A-associated; translation: MNFRDIKENIGYFIFSSVKNFRAFFGRVNWGGLLSNTSDLTVLLPIIGYGIVIMSFIDFIYVIVPPQLQNPEWELNAISLLTQHSWVFLIGLGFIFTLYFRDNRGDIRFLEIVFLRFIRWVILLMGIAFFALIPLTFLNTQRVLKVVNDQITEQRNNRVEQITQIEKRLASGVSAEQIKLFAKNINMSPDDLNLPTPQLKNTIQKNLASAKKTISQEAALNQRGQWKNRWKSSLRTVIALLIIAVTFVIVWLKIGRACI
- a CDS encoding RNA-binding S4 domain-containing protein translates to MIKLDQFLKFSGITSTGGQAKWMIVDGEVKVNGVVETRRGRKLGDDDQVTVAGKTLKVGEILSDTVD
- a CDS encoding hydrogenase small subunit, with the protein product MTNVLWLQGGACSGDTMSFLNAEEPTACDLIADFGMKILWHPSLGVELGENVKTLLWDCISGKIPVDILVFEGSVVNAPNGTGEWNRFADRPMKDWLNDLAKVAKFIVAVGDCASWGGIPAMSPNPSDSKGLQFLKREEGGFLGKDFVSQAGLPIINIPGCPAHPDWITQILVAIATGRIDDIVLDELHRPQTFFNTYAETGCTRNIHFAYKATTTEFGQRKGCLFYDLGCRGPMTHASCNRILWNRVSSKTRAGMPCLGCTEPEFPFFDLKPGTVFKTQTVMGVPKEIPPGVNHKDYAVLTVVAKNTAPKWADEDFFTV
- a CDS encoding archaeosortase/exosortase family protein, which gives rise to MTGKIEKFREVNFLNYTFFILFIFGLVTSTHLTLYWRVEQNANDWFFQLLLYASVIFHIYERRNNLAFVSQFPANFVGCCLIIIPYINAKFSVQEISIFWYCLPLISAIGLALLASGFEGIKQFKRELAVIAIFPLIFVFVKLLGMLIRITVISAKLTSYLLWYLGFNSATQGALVSVNNGVIDILSECTAIPLLIMLLKFSFVLAILFPSYLKNIYLPFILSVLISVILSVIRLVIIALVVTDKPAFNYWHGSQGGDIFALLSFLSFGAVILFLSPSQIPSSLTKAPPQKSQPEKSQPVSWLIVLTGIGLIIILFNFCIHPNAGLSQTAVYRFPSQIPLPGWQFMASEPLSLSSKQLAQENNRPLLNTDIETDKTKDILLGQIYHYQKAGQGLTANFYYVPSSLGDVKEYYQQFSYLPNLPKLIKPVQKVNLKGDHLEFFDQQNRYLTACINSLGKSTVTVSQFAAHFYRPYLNPSQWLNLLNGKQTFRDRRCIWGQLSLTKADTSDVELETAWQALLSYWQSNFPKLKL
- a CDS encoding molybdenum cofactor guanylyltransferase, producing MNIDLKRDVTTIVLAGGKSTRMGRDKALIPMVGVPMLQLICTIAEACTDKVYIVTPWPERYQELLTPKSQFIPEVPLPGETGNEPRTHGPLVGFIQGLAAVKTNWVLLLACDLPNLRLEILQDWISKLDTIPENKMAALVKNNQIWQPLCGFYRRRCLPELNQYVEEGGRSFQQWLKSYSVEVLPLEDSQMLFNFNKNIPE
- a CDS encoding nitrate reductase associated protein codes for the protein MTYFFEFEADFVDSWRCIPMQVRYKLDTCGIKLKLAEWNQMNQESRQNLAILPCDTDGQIHDYRHYIQELVLQLTGKPVAELPIETHPAWMDNTAIPSSIHAKAQEIGVIITTEAWASLTSLQRFALIKLSRPSHENKNFLPALQEFKLLPKS